The following are from one region of the Halodesulfurarchaeum sp. HSR-GB genome:
- a CDS encoding TOBE domain-containing protein: MDPSFEAQLREGEVTFTARDAALLKAIRETGSLNRAASTLGRSYSRAQKRLGELESAFGTLVERTRGGAGGGGSQVTEAGATLLARFERLETAFTAVAEVTETVIEGRVESRSGEIAVVETEAGPLSALVPPGVEEVAVGIRADAVTLHAPSDAPAAGGTSARNRFEGTVESITTGERVHQVNVDVGAATPLAALVTEKSRQRLGLEPGRPVVATVKATAARCTNAQS; encoded by the coding sequence ATGGACCCGAGTTTCGAGGCCCAGTTGCGCGAGGGGGAGGTGACCTTCACGGCGCGTGACGCCGCGCTCCTGAAGGCCATCAGGGAGACAGGGTCGCTGAACCGGGCGGCCTCGACCCTTGGGCGCTCGTACTCCCGGGCGCAAAAGCGGCTGGGCGAACTCGAATCGGCCTTTGGCACGCTCGTCGAGCGGACCCGGGGTGGGGCCGGTGGCGGCGGCAGCCAGGTGACGGAGGCCGGCGCGACCCTGCTCGCCAGATTCGAGCGATTGGAAACTGCCTTCACGGCCGTCGCCGAGGTCACGGAGACTGTCATCGAGGGCCGAGTCGAATCGCGAAGCGGCGAGATCGCGGTCGTCGAGACCGAGGCAGGGCCGCTGAGCGCCCTGGTTCCCCCCGGCGTCGAGGAGGTCGCCGTGGGCATTCGGGCCGACGCCGTAACCTTACACGCACCGAGTGACGCGCCAGCAGCCGGTGGCACCAGCGCGCGCAACCGCTTCGAGGGGACCGTCGAGTCGATCACCACCGGCGAGCGAGTCCACCAGGTGAACGTGGACGTGGGCGCGGCGACGCCCCTCGCGGCGCTGGTCACCGAGAAGAGCCGGCAGCGACTCGGACTCGAACCCGGCAGGCCGGTCGTCGCGACCGTTAAGGCCACGGCTGCACGGTGTACGAACGCCCAGTCTTGA
- a CDS encoding PstS family phosphate ABC transporter substrate-binding protein, whose product MARDDGRSTLTRRRMIAGAGAAGATVLAGCTSTDNDGGTTTDELSGDIEISGSSTVFPLAEAVAEQFMKDHPQVDISVKSTGTGGGFENHFSRGRSQFNNASRQITDAEEDMCADNGIEPLELRVATDALTVVVNNEAEWIDCITVEELRQVWSADGPDTWQEINSDWPDETIERYGPADTSGTFDYFREEILGEEYNHSGDYQPTEQDNLIVQGVQGSEFAVGYFGFSYYYNNPDSVKALAVDGGDGCVDPSVETAKNGEYTPLSRPLFTYAAKGALAEEHVAEFARFYVEQSGKQELVADRVGYVPNTETAVDEQLAALETAIENAG is encoded by the coding sequence ATGGCACGAGACGACGGGCGTTCGACACTGACTCGCCGCCGGATGATCGCCGGTGCCGGCGCAGCCGGGGCAACCGTTCTCGCGGGCTGTACGAGTACCGACAACGACGGTGGAACCACCACCGATGAGCTGTCCGGAGACATCGAGATCTCCGGCTCCTCGACGGTCTTCCCGCTGGCCGAGGCGGTCGCCGAGCAGTTCATGAAAGATCACCCCCAAGTCGACATCTCCGTGAAGTCCACCGGGACCGGCGGGGGCTTCGAGAACCACTTCAGCCGGGGCCGTTCACAGTTCAACAACGCCAGCCGACAGATCACCGACGCCGAGGAGGACATGTGTGCGGACAACGGGATCGAGCCCCTCGAACTCAGGGTCGCGACCGACGCGCTGACCGTCGTCGTGAACAACGAGGCGGAGTGGATCGATTGTATAACCGTCGAGGAACTCCGTCAGGTCTGGAGTGCCGACGGACCGGACACCTGGCAGGAGATCAACTCGGACTGGCCGGACGAGACCATCGAGCGATACGGGCCCGCCGACACCTCCGGAACCTTCGATTACTTCCGCGAGGAGATTCTCGGCGAGGAGTACAACCACTCGGGAGACTACCAGCCGACCGAACAGGACAACCTCATCGTCCAGGGCGTCCAGGGCAGCGAGTTCGCAGTGGGGTACTTCGGCTTCTCGTATTACTACAACAACCCGGACAGCGTGAAGGCGCTGGCCGTCGATGGCGGCGACGGCTGTGTCGATCCGTCCGTCGAAACTGCCAAGAACGGGGAGTATACCCCACTTTCCCGACCGCTTTTCACCTACGCCGCGAAAGGAGCCCTCGCCGAGGAGCACGTCGCCGAGTTCGCCCGCTTCTACGTCGAGCAGAGCGGCAAACAGGAACTCGTCGCCGACCGGGTCGGCTACGTGCCGAACACGGAGACGGCGGTCGATGAACAGCTCGCGGCACTCGAGACGGCGATCGAGAACGCCGGCTGA
- the pstC gene encoding phosphate ABC transporter permease subunit PstC produces MTEYSEDPDLAGSRGFQSLREGFYKAVFFTFAAATVLTTIAIILTLLIDAVGFFAEYSVIAFLTGMDWSPSLRPVSFGVLPLVFGTLVVTAIAALIAIPVGTLTAVYLSEYAPSRTRAILKPLLEILAGVPTVIYGFFALVYVTPVIEFVFPGVSTFNVLSASLLVGIMTIPMVSSISEDAMSAVPDSLRRAGYGMGATKYEVTTDIIVPAATSGIVSSYILAISRAIGETMIVTVAMGMQPALPTVRYADVLGLGIPFVHPGEVFLSSGQTMTAAMVQIANSDLAGGTLAYNSLFAIGLTLFVITLLMNVVSNIISERYREEY; encoded by the coding sequence ATGACAGAGTACTCCGAGGACCCGGACCTCGCCGGCAGTCGGGGCTTCCAGTCCCTCCGGGAAGGGTTCTACAAAGCCGTCTTCTTCACGTTCGCGGCGGCGACGGTGCTTACCACCATCGCGATCATCCTGACGCTTTTAATCGACGCCGTGGGCTTCTTCGCGGAGTACTCGGTGATCGCCTTCCTGACCGGAATGGACTGGAGCCCGAGTCTCCGACCGGTCTCCTTCGGGGTGTTGCCACTGGTCTTTGGCACCCTCGTCGTCACGGCGATCGCCGCCCTGATCGCGATTCCGGTGGGCACGCTCACCGCGGTCTACCTGAGCGAGTATGCGCCGTCCCGGACGCGGGCGATCCTCAAACCGCTGCTCGAAATTCTCGCCGGCGTTCCGACGGTGATCTATGGCTTTTTCGCCCTGGTCTATGTGACCCCGGTCATCGAATTCGTCTTCCCGGGCGTCTCGACGTTCAACGTCCTTTCAGCCTCGCTTTTGGTCGGCATCATGACGATCCCGATGGTCTCCTCGATCTCCGAGGACGCGATGTCTGCCGTTCCGGACTCGTTGCGGCGGGCCGGCTACGGCATGGGGGCGACGAAGTACGAAGTCACCACGGACATCATCGTCCCCGCGGCGACCTCGGGGATCGTCTCCTCGTACATCCTCGCGATCTCGCGGGCGATCGGGGAGACCATGATCGTCACGGTGGCGATGGGAATGCAACCCGCGCTTCCGACGGTGCGGTACGCGGACGTACTGGGCCTTGGAATCCCATTCGTCCACCCCGGGGAGGTCTTCCTCAGCTCCGGGCAGACGATGACCGCCGCGATGGTCCAGATCGCCAACAGCGACCTCGCTGGCGGCACACTGGCCTACAACAGCCTCTTCGCGATCGGACTGACGCTGTTTGTCATCACACTTCTCATGAACGTCGTGAGCAACATCATCTCGGAGCGCTACCGGGAGGAATACTGA